AGAGCCAGACCCTGACCCGAAGGGAGCACCTTTCCCAAGAACCGGGATGTGTGTCTGACAGAAGGAATGCCGTCTCTTTTCAGGGGGCTGGGCTACAGCTTGCACACAGGGCAGCTGGGACCTGGGCAGAGAGAGCAGAAGGGCAGCGAGGGGAGGGGCAGGTTAACAGGGCAAGTCAAGTGGGAGAAGGAAGAACCCCCGAACCCTGGGCCCCAGCTTTGTCCCCAAGCTCCAGTGCATCCCACCCCTGGAGCCTGTGAACTTCCCAGGATCTCCCCCCACATCCCCTCTTTGTATCTGTTGCAGCATCCAGCAGAGACCAGCCTAAGTGCCCAGAGGGAAATGCCCCAAGGGGCCCACGCCCAGTCCCCTCCCCGGCCTGGGAAGCCCTGACCCCGGAGAGCCCCTCTGCCCTGCTCAAGAGGACACGGCTGCCCGGCTGCAGCATGATCGGGCCTCGGGGCAGAGCCAGGGGTGAGCAGGACCCCGCCTGGACACACAGCCCAGGGTGGGGGCGTGACCACTGCAAGGCAGGCTCAGTTTGACCCACATGAGAAGGACAAAGCAATGTGAGGGTCAGAGGAGAGGGGAACATCTGCTGAGCCTCCAACTGGCAAGGTGCTTGGGGATTTACCATCTCTCCCTGCTTCACTCCGCGAGCCCACGTGCATGGCCGAGAGGAAGTTCCGGAGGGACAGTCGTGCTTGTGCCAGCCCCCAGCCAGGGCACCAGGCAAAGGGCTCAGTGTGCACCTAGTGGGTGGACCGCATCCGGGCGAGGTCAGCCTCAACCTCCCAAGTCTCCTCCTCCATCTGAGTGGCCCACCCCTGGCAGGTCCCACAGTGCGCGGGGCCACCAGAGACCTACGTGTGGAGGATGCCAACCAAGGgaccaagaaacaaaaaagcacGACCTCCAGCCCTTTCCAGGGTGACCGCAGACAAAGCACAGGCAAGCCAGTGAGTTTTACCAAGTTACCATGGCAACAGGAGTCGGCAGAGAaactcccccaaactcccccaaGTTAACAGTTTAGTTAAGTGAATTTTAAAGTTCACTGCATCATGGCGACGCCTCGGGGACACCTTCTGTGGCTCACAACACACAGGGGTCATTCACATATTCATTCAAAAAactgtacagggcttccctggtggcgcagtggttgagaatctgcctgccaatgcaggggacacgggttcgagccctggtctgggaagatcccacatgctgcggagcaactgggcctgtgagccacaactactgagtctgcgcgtctggagcctgtgctccgcaacaagagaggccacgatagtgagaggcccgcgcacagcgatgaagaggggccccccgctcgcacagaaatgaagacacacagccaaaaaataaaataaaataaaaataaaaatgtacaacgTGGAGCAGGGGCTGGAAGGCTGCACCCCAGTGGTGGGCAGCCCTATGCTGTAGCCATgatgtttcctgtttatttttttaattaacttatttgttttgttttgtttttgttttggctgtgttgggtcttcatttctgcacacgggctttctctagttgcggagagcaggggctactcttcgttgcggtgcgcgggcttctcattgttgtggcttctcgttgcagaacacaggctctaggcacacaggcttcagtagttgtagctcgcgggctctagagcacaggctcagtagttacggcgcacgggcttagttgctccgcagcatgtgggatcttcccaggccagggctcgaacccatgtcccttgcattggcaggcggattcttaaccaccgtgccaccagagaagcccggcCGTGATGTTTTTATGTGTAGTTCTGAAAAGACGTGAGGCATCCTCATGCCATGGAAGGGGGACTCGGAGTGGGCGGGGTCTGTAAATCAGCTTCCACAGCTGAGGTTCACACATAAAAGATGATCCTTCCTTTCAGGGAACCTGGCATTTTCTAAGGGAATTGTAGAGATTGTTAATGTGGAAGGGGACAACCTAGTTCTCTGCCAACTGCCACCAAGTCCGAGTGCCACTGCTGGGGCCGGTGTTAACTCCCTCACCACGTGCACCTGGCCCTCCTTTGCCAGCTCGTCCCAGAGCCCACCTGGCAAGTGAAACGCGCCAGGTGTGCCCGTGACCCACAAGCCCCCAGCAGGTGTCCTGGACCTGCAGGATGACAGCCGGGGCTGGTGGACTAAGCCAAACAGCAAGGCAGATTCCTTACAGCCAAACTGACCACCACATGCAGACGATGAGCATGGGCACGGACCTCATGGTGTGTGCAACTGTGATGTTTAACTTTGTGTCAGCTTTACGGGGCTAATGtgtgcccagatagctggtagaTCGGTATCTCTGGGTATTTCtcagagattagcatttgattcaGTAGATGGAAGACCTGACTTCATCAGTGTGAGCTGAGAAAGGGCAAGTTCCCTCGCTCTCTGCTTGAGCGGGGACATCCACCTTCCGGTGCCCTTGGCTGTCGGAGCCCCTGGTTCTTGGGCCTTCGGGCTCAGACTGAATCACGCCATCTGCTTTGccgggtctccagcttgcagttggcagatcatgggacttctcagccccCACAGTCACATGAGCCAGtccctataataaatctcctccTGCAGATCTATATATATCCTACTGGCTCTGTTtcctggagaatcctgactaacaGTAATAAAAGGCTCACTCCTTTCATTCTCTTCTGTCCTCCTGGAGCTACGCTGCTGTTGAGTCCCAGGCCTTTGAATGTGGCTGGCGGGACACCCTCCCCAGggccttctctgtctcctccaggGACGGCAGGCCTCAGCTCTCTGGCACGTGGGGTCTATGGTTGCAGCTCCCCAGGAACTGCCTTCATGGTTCTTTCCTCCTCCCGTGGCATCACGAGCGCCCATCTGCCTGCCTTGCTGGTAGACTTGATGCCACCACACCCTGGTCTCTGTTTAAATGGCAAGCGGAGCTCCTTCTGTCCGGTGGCCTCCCTGCCATGCCCCTGCACCCATGAAGGCGGGAAGGAACTCAGGTGGGTGTGGATATCTGGGGCAGAGGGCTCAAGCTCAGGACTCTAGTGGCAGCACCAGGAGCTTGCAGGGCAGgcagcgccccccgcccccctccaggACCAGCTGTGGAGGACACCCCTCCCACCAGGGGAGCAGACAGCCTCCCCTCGCCTCAGGGTGGGCTTCCCCTGCCTCAGGACCAGGGCTTCACCTATTAGGTAAAAAGTGTTTTCTAAACTCTTCACAGGAAAAAGACAGGAAGTAGACACACCACTAAACGCCCAGATCACCAGTGATTCTGTTCAGgtgccctcctcctccttctaaaAACATTTGTGAAGTCCAATGAATAGATATTTTCACaggaaaatgattattttttaagtaaatgcaTTTTCTGGCAAAACTCTAGGACCCGTGCTTATGCAAATGGACGGTacagatgggggcagggaggaagggggcaCCCAAGCCGCATGTCCAGCCAGAGGGCAGACCAACAGCTTTGAGCACCTTGAAGTTTGTAACAAACAGCACAGAAAACAAGCCCAGGATCCAAGTGGCCGCCTTAGGTCCTGGCCTGGATGTGTGTCAAAGAGTGGTCATTGGGGAAGAATTGAGGGTCCAGAGATCCCCCACCCCCTGGGCCTGAGGGAGGGTACTGGTGACAATGGGGACAGGCCACCTGGAGGACCTAGAAAGTGAGCCCCTAAATGACCAAGGACTAAGTCCTCTGGGGATGTCCCAGCAAAGGACAGActccagggcaggtggggagcaACCCTGCCCGTGTCACTGGAGGCTGGCAGAGGTCCCTTCTGCAGCCTACACCCCCGGGAACAGGACCCAGGACACAGGTCTTGTGGAGAGGCTTAAACACGCTTCTCCAGCCTCCCTAGTTTGGCATCTCTTTGCCAAGCAAAGGTCTCAAAGCGGGAGAGCAAGGAAGAGAAGATAGCCTGAAATGCCCCCTTCTCTCCACCCAGGCCATGGGAGCCACCTCAGGACACCCACTGGATGCAggcaggaggggaaaggaggccagcctaggcaggggctggggtggcgGGACAGCCCTGACCCTGGGTTGTGCAAGGGGGACACCCCTGCGTCCTGGCCTCCTCAACACTCTCGAAGCGCTGGAACCCAGACCTCCCCGGCGTGTGTGAGCAGGTCAGCAGGCCAGCCACACTGCCTAGTCCCTGCCCCCCATGCATGGGAGACAGGGCCATGAGGAGGGAATGTGGATGCAGCACGGTTCCTAGAGGAAAGGCCAGTCTCTGCTTCAGACACTCTTGTTGGAATTGTCAGGTTTGGCGCTCAGGCTGGGCAGGCGGGAGGCAGGTCGCAGGGATCCGAGAGCAGGTGTGGACCAGCTCCTCTGCAGCACACTGTCCCCTGCCTGTCAGAAATGCCAGCAGACACAAGGTCACTGGAGAGCACTGAGGGGCACCCACCTCCTGCACAGCCCTGGGGGTGTGAGTGGCCAGGCTGGGGCAGGCAGCAGGCCACCAGGCTGTGTGCGTCTCCTGGAGGTGGATACAGTggccccctctgccccctcccagccctccaTCAGTACTCCTCACCCCAGCGACTGGGGGGCCTGCCCAGCACCCACACTCTCCCGCCGCCTGGTCGCCCGCATGCCCCGGGCACTGAGAACGTGTCTGCCGGCCACCAAACCACAGATGGCCAATCAGCAGTTCCTGTCCTACAAACAAGCCCACCTCTGAGACTGGGGTTCTCCACAGAAGCCCACGCCAACTGCAGCTTCATGGTGTGACTGAATGCTGTGAGCTCCTGGGTGTCCCTCCAGCACTCCCGCCCCCAGGACGGGACAGGAGCCAGCCAAAGTCCTAGAACGTTCCTGCCACCACCCTGCGACGGGGACCCAGGAGACTTAGGGGCCAGGTCCCAACCAGGGCGGTTACATCTCCTCAGCCATCCTCAAAGGAAGCTGCGCTCAGAGGACTAGGATGAGCAGGTCTCAAGGGCTGGCCATACCCCTGGGactggtgggggaggaggggaagcagagagcagtggcaccttcccccacccccatgggcCCAGCAAGCCCTCAGGCCCCCAGAGAGGGTCACCCAGGGGAGCTCCCAAAGAGAGACAGGGTTCCCAGCCTCTTCAGGCAAGCCATACAGGTTCTGGTTTTCAGGGAGGCCCCGAGGTCTGCAGTGCAGCTCCGTGGGGCTGGCCCCTCCCAGCACCACCCATTTGCCCTGGAAGACTCGAGCCTTGCCCTATGTGTGGAGCAGGGGAACCCAACAGTGCCCGAGAATACATCTAGAAATACACGTAAGAGACTGAGGAGAAAGGCATCAGGCCCAGCACAGTGACCATCAGTCCACTAGGTGGGTATTTTGGGGAGGGGGCCAAGGACACAGGTGACCCCTGAAGATGGGAGTGGCACATCACCTAGAGCTTAGCAGAGAAGGATGAGAAGTCCGCCAGCGACTGGATGTCGTTAGGAAATGTCAGCCAGGCCCCACCATCAACCACCAGCAGGGCCCCCGTCACATAGGATGCCAAAGGGCTGGCCAGGAAGAGGGCGCTGTGGGCGATCTCCGTCTTGTTCCCCAGCCTCTGCAGGGGGCTTGCCAGGACCTTTGCCCTCATGCTGGCCTGTGGGCCACCTGGGAAGCAGTGGGAGGCTCAGCCCCTGTAGGCCCCAGGACCCCGgggccctccaccctcccctgcccagcTTTCCCTGAACCACACCCGGGAATGTTGGGGGCATCGTTAGCATCATCCTGGGGGAGCAGGAACAGGCCAGGTACAGTAACACCACTACAGAACCAGCACAGGGCCTTGCTCTGCTCACCCTGCCAAGGCTCTGGAGGCTTCAGTGTGGCCCCACTTTGTGTCCGGCTCACACATCAAGGCCAGCAGCCCCTGGCCTCTAGCTCTAGGGGGCAGCTGCCCAAGTCCAGCTGACGCTTAGTCCATTGCAGGGCTGTGCAAACTGTCCCCAGCCTGGAGACGGACTCTTTGCCCACCCTGGGAAGCCATGAGGATTTGGCACTGATCCCAGGCCTGTCCCAGCCAGGTGGGAGGGGAGCCCTCGGAGGCAcggtggagggggcaggggtgcCTGTGCTTAGGGGAGCACCCGCTGGGGGGCCTGGGCTTCCCGGGAGCCTTACCCAGCCGCCGGAAGCCCTCTGTGCCGCTGATGGGGCCGGGGGCAAGGCTGTTGACGCGGATGTTCTGGGGGCCCCACTCCACAGCCAGGTGCCGTGTCATCGCATCTGCACGGGAGGCCGGCAGGCATGAGGGAGAAGCAGGGCTGCTCTGCCTTTAGGGaggcctgggtgggggtggggggacactgCCGGCCTCCGGGGACAGGGATGGGGAGGAACCCACGTGGGCAGACCAGAGGGGGCGCCCGTACCCACGGCCGCCTTGGCAGAGCCTGCATGCACTTGGAGCACCTGCCCGCGGGTACCCAGGGTTGCAGTGATGTTCACGATCACCCCTCCATGGCGCTGCAACACACGAGAGGGGCAGTGAGCGGTGGCCAGAAGCGGGGAGGCCCTGGCCACGGGACACTCACATGGAAGAACTTCTCGTAGAGTACGCGAGACACGTTGAAGGTGCCCAAGGTGTCGATGTCCATCACGGTCTTGAAGGCGTTGGAGGACAAGGCACTGGCAGGGCACAGGAAGTTCCCGGCTGCACCTGCCAGTGGAAGGAGAGAGCGGATGGTGCTGGAGCCCTGGGCAGTTGAAGCATCTGGACCCTCGGGGTGGCCCAGGTTGGCCAGGGAAGGAAACCTGAGCATTTGGACAAGTTCCTGAATGACGGGCAGGATGGGTTTTATGGTTTGGATTGTGTCCCTAAAAAAATGCGCTGAAGTCCCAACCCCTGGTGCCtgtgaacgtgaccttatttgaaaagatggtctttgcagatgtcatcaaGGTAAGAGTAAATCATACTGAATTAGGGTGGCCTAAGCCCAAGGATTGGCATCCTTAAAAAGAAGAGGACACAGACGTGCACAGGGGATGGCAGTGTGTggaaggcagaggctggaggggtgCAGCCCAGAGCCAAGGCCCACCAGGCAGCAACCCCAGGagctgagggcagggcctgggacagAAGCTCCGCCGAGCCTtgttttcagacttctggcctccagactgtgagagaatatatttctgttgttttaagctgcccaGCTTATGACTTTGTTAGTGGCAGGAAAATAAGACGCAGgatgtttttaaaggaaatttcagCAAAAATGAACCTGAATGTAAAATAGGGACTATAGTGAACCGTATGTATCAATATCGGTTCCCCGGTTGTAACAAATGCAAGGTGCTCATAGTATGTGGAGTTCTCTGTACTATCTGCTCCATTAGTCTGCCAatctaaaactatactaaaacaatAATATGTAGTCCTTTTTCTTTAGGGGGGAATTTCAGGACACAAGAGTGGCCCTACTCTATGATTCAGCCTAGTTCACAGGGCATCCTCTTGAGCCACAGCTGCACTGACCCGGaaggagctgagctgggctgagacAGTGGCCTGGAGCCAGGACAGTTCTGGGGCCTCCAAACAGGGAGATCTGGTATTGCTGACCTGTCAGAAGCCCCCTGGCCAGAAGGCCGAAGCAATGTGGAGGAGACATTAGTGACTTGAGAGCACggccaccaccactgccaccatgTGCCTCCTCAACAAGCCCAAGGGTGAGATGACCCCAGAGGAGCTGCAgaagcaggaggaggaagagtTTAACATGGGTCCACTCCCCGTGCTCACACAGTCGGTCAAGAACAACACCCAAGTGCTCATCAATTGCCGCAACAAGAAGCTCCTGGGCCGTGTGAAGGCCTTTGATAGGCACCGCAACATGGTGCTGGAGAAAGTGAAGGAGGTGTGGACCGAGGTCCCCAAGAGTGGCAGGAGCAAGAAGAAGTCCAAGCCAGTCAACAAGCACCGCTACATCTCCAAGATGGTCCTGTGTGGGGACTCGGTCATTGTGGTCCTGTGGAACTCGCTCATGCATAGCCAGCAAGAAGGGGCCTCCTCCCCGCAATCAGAACTTGCCCCCTCGTTTTTCAAAGACCTGCCCTTTGCGCTGGAAATAATAAAGTACtgtgatttttctaaaaaaaaaaaaggaagccccCTGGCCTCGCTCAACAGTGACTCACAGTTAATGAGAATGTCGATCTTCCCGAACTCCTTCAGAGCCTGCTCCACGGCTGCCATGATGGCCAGGGGAGCTCGGACGTCCAGAGATAAAGGGAGGCACTTCTGGCCAGTGGCAGCAGCCAGCTTTCTGGCAGCCTAGAGGCCGGACAGGAAGAGAGAGGTGGGCAGCAGGCCGGTGGCCTCAGCCTGGAGGAACAGCCCTTCAGAATCT
This genomic stretch from Globicephala melas chromosome 15, mGloMel1.2, whole genome shotgun sequence harbors:
- the DECR2 gene encoding peroxisomal 2,4-dienoyl-CoA reductase [(3E)-enoyl-CoA-producing], with the protein product MAQPPPDVSEDDCLPEYRHLFCPDLLRDKVAFITGGGSGIGFRIAEIFMRHGCHTVIASRSLPRVSMAARKLAAATGQKCLPLSLDVRAPLAIMAAVEQALKEFGKIDILINCAAGNFLCPASALSSNAFKTVMDIDTLGTFNVSRVLYEKFFHRHGGVIVNITATLGTRGQVLQVHAGSAKAAVDAMTRHLAVEWGPQNIRVNSLAPGPISGTEGFRRLGGPQASMRAKVLASPLQRLGNKTEIAHSALFLASPLASYVTGALLVVDGGAWLTFPNDIQSLADFSSFSAKL